The Brassica oleracea var. oleracea cultivar TO1000 chromosome C6, BOL, whole genome shotgun sequence genomic interval CTCTTCCAACCCAATCTTGTCCAGAGCATCGAGGTTATTGCGGTACATAGGATCGTAGCAGATCTGGATTCTGATCACTTCGAGAATCTGAGTAATGTGGAGGAGCTGTTTCTCCTTCAGTGCAGGGAGGCCTTTGAGAGTTGAGACGTAGCCCATGAGAAACTGGACGATGCTGAAAGTAGAATCCACCTCACAGTTCCGCATGACGTAGAAAACCGATGGAAGAACTTCGTTCAGCAGATCCATGGAGACCGCCTTGGTCTCCTCTGAGTTCAACCGCTTATGGCATTCAAGAACCTCAACAGCATAGCCAGTCACCAAAGCGGATACCTTCGCCACAAGCTCTGAGTCAGCATCCTCAGACACTAAACCAAAAACACGACTTATCTGAAGAGTCTTCAACAGAGGCAGCTTCGAGTGCGGCTCCATCCGCTTAGCAACCATAGCCAAGACACACCCAGCTGCTGCACCGCGGACTTGATCAGCCAACCCCTCAGACAAAATCAACTCAAACAGAAGCGGAACAAACGCATCATTAGCAACCAAATTAATATCAATCCAAGATACAAATCTCCTCATACAATCCAACACAGTAGCAGAGAGCTCAGGATCAGAGTTCCTGTACAGGGAGACAATGTCATACCAAGCTCTAGCAATCTGAGGCACACACTGCTGCCTCATCGCATCCTTCACCCTCGCAGCGACCGCTATCTCCTCCGGCGACCGAGGGTAATCCAAGCTAATCAACTCATCATCCAACCCATTCAAAACCCGACAAAACATATCAATCACAACACCCCCTTTACTCAAATGCCCCATGAAATCAACAAACACAGAGGACCAAACCAAAGGATACTCAAAGTAGATCAAAGTAACCAAAACCTGAGCGAGCTTGTTCTTAACAAACACAGGCCCTTCCACAACCCTCACAACGTTCTCATTATTATCAACACCTTCCAAACACGCCATCGAGAACACCGAGCTCCTAACAAAGCTCCTCTCCTCCAACGTCATGGACCCGTAGCTAACCCTCAACACGTCCTGAAGAGTCTGCAAGCACCAGAACTGGACCTGGACGAGGCCGCAGAACCAGAGCTTCTGAATGCAAATCCTGCATATGTCCGGCGCCTCTTTGGCTTGCTGGCAGTAAGCAGCGGCTTGGGGCTTTAACGAGGCTTCGACGGGACCAGATTCGAAGCAGATTAGTATCGCGTTTTCGAGGTCATCCATTGTTAACCCTCGCAGATTCGAAAAGTCTGTTCCTTTATGTGTTATATAAATCAACAATGCCTTGAAAATTAGAATCCGAAGGAAGCTTAGCTCCGGTTCACCGAAGCTAAAGATCGAATCTTTGAGTGAGGGGGATTTACCAAAAAGTAAGGATCTTTGGCGATGATTGTGATCGGATTTAGAGAGGAAGGAGATGAGAGATTGGAAACCCTAAGGCTAAGGGTGAGTTTCTTCGAATTCGATATTCTTTTAAAGTGAAATATAGTTTTATAAGACTTTTTATGGAAACGAAGATTTATATGAAGGAACTTTGTGAGACTCGGAAGGAAGACGATGGGAGGAGAGGCGTAGGGTTTTTATTTATACAGTTTTTATTCAGCGTGCACAAAAATAAATGTAAATTAGGGGAATCTTAAGAAAATAATAAATATTTTATTTGCCAATGTTTTATATTTGAGAATTCGACTTTTACACCGACCCAGTTTCATAAAAAAACAGCCCATGGGCTTCAAATTACACCTGCTTTGTTTTTTTATTTTATTTAAATAAAATGTAAAATTACAATAAAATTATAGAAAACTAGGTATTTTGCTTGTACAAGCGGAAATAATCTTCTTAAAAATATTTGATTATAAATGGTTGTATATCTTAATAGAAAATATTATTTCAAGATAACAACAAATATATAAGAATTATCTTCTTTAAAAAAATATGATATTATTATTATAAAATTCATTTTAATTATATAATATATATATATATGAATTTACCCAATATATAAGAATTGTCTTCTTTTTTTTAAAAAAAATATGACATTGTAAACGTGAGAATTCCAATGCAAAAAATTACTTTGCAAATAATAGTATAGATAAGAGAAATACAATTAATTGCAAATATCAAATTAGAAAACATTACAGCACAAAGATTAAAATCTGAAGAACCTTTCTTCTGATTCATCTTGCTTCTTCTTATGCAACACCATTTGCAGTTGGTTATCTTCATTCTCAAGATATTCCAAATTATTTCTCAAAAATTTCTTTGTTTTATAACATTGACCAGATTTCAAATAGGATCTTTGATAAAAAAATCAATCTATTGATTTTCTCAAAATAAATAGAAACTGGAACTGCCAATTTCAACGATTCTAACAACATCGCCATACAACAAGAAAATTTCATCTCCAATGAAAAATCACCCATAAATATTTTGAATTGTAATCTTGAAAACTTTAAATAACTTTGTGGTTGCATCACTTCCATACCCATTATGATGACACACCATAGTGGTTTACATGGTACTTGTTTCCAAAGTAAAGCGGTTAAGATAAGTTCCACACCAATTGATCCTTGATTCAACACGAATGGATTGAATTTCTTGTCATCGATCATAGTCATGGAAACTAAGCCAGAGATTGTAATGGTGGATTGAAAAGAGAAAAATTAACCAACAATATAGTAGAGCTTGCATAAAAAAAGTAAATAAGAAGATCTCTAACAATAAATATTTTGTTTGCCAATGTATCATTTTGTATCCAAAATTTTACACCGATCCAGTTTCAAGAAAAGCAGCCCATGGGCTTCAGACTACACCTGATTTGTTTATATGATAGAATTATATGCCATGAGTATTGTTCAACAATTGGTACATATTTGAAACTTCAGCACAGTGCTTTTGATGGAAATGTCTTTCTTTCTTTTGTTTTGTCACAGTGGTGGAAATGTCTAAAACATAAATTTACGGTGACAAGTATGGAGAGTATTCCGATTCCAAAACCTATAAAGCATCTGATGCAACTAGTTGTCATATTACCTTGGTCTAGTAAACCATAACATAAAACTAGAGCTTTATCCGTTAGTCCGCACAGTTTATGTTTTAATAAAATAGACATAAAATTTTCACTGCACAAAAATGTAATGGTTTGTACAAATGTACATTCATATGAGTATCCGTATGATTTGTAATATATAAAATTTGTGATAAATCAAAGATTTTTAATTGTGTGTAATTTTTTTATTTATCATATTGCGGTTGAATACAAAACCAAACAAAATAATATTTTAAATAACATATATGTTAATTAATAATTTTTAAACTATAATAACCATTTTTGATGTATTTATTTATAAGTTAAAACACTAATTATTATGTTTATGTATATTAATAAATATAAATTTCCAAAAGTATTTTTTAATAAGATAGACAGATGTCTCTATGTTTTTTTATCTGCCAAATAAATTCCAATTCTATGTTTATTTTAGAGAAAATATTAAATTGAATTTTATTTGTTGTATTCTTATAATTCAAATATATGTGTGAATTATATTAATTATTACACTATTTAACATATATTTGAAAACTTTATATGTTTTAATAAAAATATTTATAGTTTATAATTTGTATATATAATTAAATATTAATATACATGCATATATAATAAATTTGTTTAGTTTCATTGTAAAATTTGGTTAGAGAATAATTAGTTTCGAGAATAATCGTAAGTTTGGTACGTTTTGGTTAGAGAAAAATCTAACAAAATAAATTATTTGTGGTTAATTAACATTTTTTGTGGTTGATTATAATAGTTATTAATTCAATGGTTTGTAATTACTGAGGTGAAATAAATGTTGTTTCTAAAAGGTTATTCAATTATTAGTTTTTAATAATATATATACACAATGTAATAAATGGGCCTGATTGATAAAATAATGATAACGAAGATCGAAACGGCCCGAAATGAAACATGGGTTGGACCCACTGATCTTTTTAAAAAATATCATAAAACTTCAATCAGTCGTCGTCTTCGTCACCTTCCAAAATTAACAGATTCACGTCAACGTTCTTCAGATTTGCTTTCTCTCCTCCCAGCTTCTCAAGTTGATTCCTTTTCATCAACGATTAAACAATTCTGAGACTTTGAACTCGTTGACGAGCTTGAGTTTTGAGAACTCAAATCTGACTCTCTGTTTCTATCCATGGAACCTCCATTACAGAGTTTGACTCTGTTTCTTGTCTGCTTCCTCTTCCTCGTCTCTGCTTCTATCTTAGTTGACTCACAGTCACAAGATTCATCCATCTCTCCTCCTCCACCACCACCCCAATCATTAACTCAACCGCCGCCGCCTCCTCCGGTAAAGGTCGGGAGTAGCAAACCGATTCACGAGAAGCATCACCAAAGAAAAAAATGGAGACAGAGAAGGAACCAAAAGCATCCACAGCCTCGGAAGCTGAACACGGGGAAGACGGTGGGGTTTTTCTTCGCCGGTGCAGCTACAGCTTTGCAAGTAGTTGTTGCTGCTTTCTTGCTTCTCAAAAGAAGACAGCTTCTCCTCAAGATCAGCAACGATAACAGACACTGATTCAAATACACTAAAGCATCATCATCTTCTTCTCTTCGGATCTTTGCTGTTGGAGTTAAGTCATCTCAGTTTTGGTCCTCTTTTGTCTGTAAAGTTTTGGTTCTTGATCCAAATGAAAATTTTAGTTTTGCTGCTTCAAAGCTTTAGTCTTTCAGACAAATCTCTCTAGTAGTCTAATCTGGAACCAGTCGTTTCAATAAAATGTTGTTTGGTAATAATAATCTCAAATTTGATGATACATTTTAGTATCATTGTGTTGTTTTGATTCCCTAGTGATAGATCTAAGTTAGACTTAAAAGGAGGATTGTACGCATCATGTCTCCTTTTTTTTTGAATGGTGTTTAATGTCATGCATTATCATGTAGAATAGTTGCAGTGGACCGAGCTGAACTTAAGTATATTGGACCACTCAAACCCCATTTGGAGAGAGCCTTGTCCTAAAAAGTTAGCTTTATCTTTGTTTTTCTTCTTCTTCTAAGGTGAATGCTTATACTTAGTTTTAGCAAGTAAACATAAACGGTGTGACTAACTTCAGGATATGAAAATGAAAAGCTCACATTACAATGTAACCATGTTGACAGGTTTTTGAAGAATGACAAGGAATACAAAACAGACAAGACAAGACAAGAAAAGAAAAAACAAACAAGGCGTTGTTGTTTCAGTCAAGGATGTCTTTTTTTTTTGCTTAGCCAGTTCCACCAAGAACACCCTTAAGCGTCTTGATTACTTTAGGATCAAGGAAAGTAGTAGCCGAGACGAGCTCAGTGGAAAGACTATTAGCAAATAGCGCAAAGTCAAGAATCTGGAGACCAGGGCTCGCACTGCTGAAAGTGACAAACGCAACAGCAGCGCTCTTACCCGCATTGATCTGGAAATGAAGCAGGCCCTGGGGGAACACCATGACCTGTCCCGGTTTAAGCGTCTGCACGTAGACAGAGTTGGCAGAGGAGATGAACCCAGCGGTGATTGAGCCGTCGAGGACGAAGAGAACCTCAGAGGCGCCAGGGTGAGTGTGCATTGGGATCACACCTTTAGGTGCTAGGTCAAGCCTAGCTGTGGAGATGCCTAGACCGTTCAGAGCCGGGAACTGAGCGACGAAGCCTGGTGTCACCGCGGCGCTGATGATGTTGGTGGTGTTCCCGGGAGTGCCTAAGCTGAAGACGAAGTCAGAGGCTTTGACGTGGATGGGACGGATGCAAGGGTAGCCAGCTGGGGTCTCAGCGCGTTTGAGGTTGGCTACGCAGAAGTCTTGGACCGAGGCATTGGAAAGAGCGAAGAGGAGAGACAAGAGGAAGATAATGCGCAACATTTTTGATTTGATTTGGTTGGTTGGTTTTAAGTTTTTGTTGCTCTATTCTTCCTCTCTTCTCTTGTGAGTGTTTATATAGAGAGGAGGTGCTGAGGCTGGTGGATGGAACTGTGTGGTGAACATTGGAGAGACGGAGATAAGCTTTTGGATGGGAAGGGGGGGGTGTGAAAACAAAGGACCACTCTTTAGATAGATACAAACAAAATGGCTCTTTTCTTTGCCTGCCTGTCACGCATCATTTGGATCGCTGGTGATCTTTATTGATTGATGTAGACATTGATATTTACTGACTGCGGAGATTACGCGTTGTGTAAAGGAGAAGAAGGCGGTGGATTTTGAGAAGAACAGAGAGTGAGACATCAAGCTTAAGTTCTTTTCCTGTACGTTAACGTGTGCCTCAAGTAAGTAGAAGAGAGTAAATCACGGTAATAAGACGCCCGTTTACTTGGGTGTAGGTTGGAGTTATGAGTCAAGGAGGGGATAGCATTTTTGTCACAAGTTGGGTTAAGTTGACGTAGAGAATACGAGGGAGAGGATGTGTTGTCATGTAGTTTGGACCCTATGCACACATGTGAAGAAACCATTAGAAGACACTATTTGACAGCCAAGAGAAGAAGCTTAAGAAAGATTCTTATAAATATCCCATTTTACTTTTGTTTCATGTAACTAACCATATGTGTGGAGACTAAACCTTAACTTGCAAAAATGATATCCCCTATATATTAATTGAGAAGCATTTGAAAAATTAGAACCTTAATTTTGTATTAATTAAAAAAAACCTCAAATCCTAGGTGGCACTCTAAATGCCTTCTAAATTCCATTTCAAAGAATTCTAGAGCATCTAATATAAAGTATAGTTTAATCTAACGGTGTCACATTATTCCATAATTATATAACACTAAAGAACATTATATTAACCTAAAATATAGAAAGTGTGTATTTTTTCCTTAAATGAAAGCTACAGAATTACCTAATATGATTTACATATATATGGCAATTAATGATTATGAATAATAAAGATTTGATAATAATTTTTGCATCCTTCTTCATTTTTGTTTAAATTTATATTATTAAAAAAAATTAAACAATCACATTAACCATATAATAAAAAANNNNNNNNNNNNNNNNNNNNNNNNNNNNNNNNNNNNNNNNNNNNNNNNNNNNNNNNNNNNNNNNNNNNNNNNNNNNNNNNNNNNNNNNNNNNNNNNNNNNNNNNNNNNNNNNNNNNNNNNNNNNNNNNNNNNNNNNNNNNNNNNNNNNNNNNNNNNNNNNNNNNNNNNNNNNNNNNNNNNNNNNNNNNNNNNNNNNNNNNNNNNNNNNNNNNNNNNNNNNNNNNNNNNNNNNNNNNNNNNNNNNNNNNNNNNNNNNNNNNNNNNNNNNNNNNNNNNNNNNNNNNNNNNNNNNNNNNNNNNNNNNNNNNNNNNNNNNNNNNNNNNNNNNNNNNNNNNNNNNNNNNNNNNNNNNNNNNNNNNNNNNNNNNNNNNNNNNNNNNNNNNNNNNNNNNNNNNNNNNNNNNNNNNNNNNNNNNNNNNNNNNNNNNNNNNNNNNNNNNNNNNNNNNNNNNNNNNNNNNNNNNNNNNNNNNNNNNNNNNNNNNNNNNNNNNNNNNNNNNNNNNNNNNNNNNNNNNNNNNNNNNNNNNNNNNNNNNNNNNNNNNNNNNNNNNNNNNNNNNNNNNNNNNNNNNNNNNNNNNNNNNNNNNNNNNNNNNNNNNNNNNNNNNNNNNNNNNNNNNNNNNNNNNNNNNNNNNNNNNNNNNNNNNNNNNNNNNNNNNNNNNNNNNNNNNNNNNNNNNNNNNNNNNNNNNNNNNNNNNNNNNNNNNNNNNNNNNNNNNNNNNNNNNNNNNNNNNNNNNNNNNNNNNNNNNNNNNNNNNNNNNNNNNNNNNNNNNNNNNNNNNNNNNNNNNNNNNNNNNNNNNNNNNNNNNNNNNNNNNNNNNNNNNNNNNNNNNNNNNNNNNNNNNNNNNNNNNNNNNNNNNNNNNNNNNNNNNNNNNNNNNNNNNNNNNNNNNNNNNNNNNNNNNNNNNNNNNNNNNNNNNNNNNNNNNNNNNNNNNNNNNNNNNNNNNNNNNNNNNNNNNNNNNNNNNNNNNNNNNNNNNNNNNNNNNNNNNNNNNNNNNNNNNNNNNNNNNNNNNNNNNNNNNNNNNNNNNNNNNNNNNNNNNNNNNNNNNNNNNNNNNNNNNNNNNNNNNNNNNNNNNNNNNNNNNNNNNNNNNNNNNNNNNNNNNNNNNNNNNNNNNNNNNNNNNNNNNNNNNNNNNNNNNNNNNNNNNAAATATTTTATATATATAAATAAAATGATCACATATATAAAAAAAAACTATCGATAATGTATATACAAATAAACTCACCCTGCGCAAGGCGCAGATCTTATCCTAGTCTTTCTATGTTTGGAATCATTACAGATAGACTGTCAAAAAAATAAAAAGCATTATAGATTGTAAGACCATGATTATCACTGCACCGTTTCTTATGCTAAAATTTTTTTTATTTTTTTTTTCTGATTAATAAAAAAAAATTAAAAAGCGTACCCATCGTTGATTTCCACGTGTTAGTGGAGTCCGCGAAAAGTGTAATAAACAGACTAAAATTGATTCTTATTTTATCTCTTCTATCACCGATTTTTACGCAAAAGTTAGACCAACCACTTAGAAACCCCTCTTGTAACCCCGCGTTGCTCTAAGATACACTGACAATTATGAGCTGAAAAGTTGAAACTTTAAGCCTTAAATATAAATAAATGGGCTTCAGCCCATAAATGAAGTCTAAATAAAGACATAACAACGAAACAAATGTTACGGGTCGGGTCATAATTATTCGCTCCAGATGTCTGGCACTGACACACACACACGCGCGCGCCTTTTACCTCTCCATAATAACTACAGAACTGAGCAGAAGTACATCCCAGCAAAGGCAACAAGATCTTCTTTTTTTGTTTAAAAGAGTTTAAAAGAAAAGAAAAAAGATAAGAACATTTCTACATTATTATTAATATATACATTCCTATCAAATCTCTCTCTGTCTCAGACTGTTTGTCTTAGAGACGACAAGTAGATTCCTTTTTTTCATTTGCTTTCCCAGCATCCAATAATTGTCATCTAATTTTCTCTAGAGAAAATAAGATTCTTTGGTTTTATTTCCCGAGAAAATATAATCTTGATTTCATCTCTGTTATTATCTGTACTCCTGGAACTTCTTCTTTTCTGCTTTTGAAGGTAAGTAAACATAAAATTTTATTCCCTTGTTTATAATCAAGCTTTTGAAAAAAAATTTGCTTTGCTTTAGAGATATGAATCTTTTGGTTTCTGTGTCTTCATTTATAGACGTTATATTATTGCTATGAATCTTATGAATCAGTTGTCTCCTTATCTCTAGGCTACTTATAGAACAGCTATTACTTCTTCTCTTTGTATCTATATATAGATCTCTTTCCTCAAAACATTGATTGTTATCTTGTCCGAGATTGATTGATATATTATATAACTGATAAAAGAAATATATTTATTTATCTATGCCTTGTGCTACTGGAAAAGTTTATGTGAGATCATGAGTTGAAATATACTGTTAAATCTCAGGAACAAGAACAATCAAGATTTGAGGTTAATGGAATCAAAAATGGAAGGAGATGTGTTTTCCGGATTTGGAGAGAGATACCAGATGGATGGCAAAGTGTTGCAGAATTTCCAAAAGAGCTTTGTTCAGGTTCAAGACATTTTGGATCAGAACCGGCTTCTCATCAACGAGATCAACCAGAACCATGAGTCAAAGCAAGCAGATCACTTGGGAAGAAACGTTGGTTTGATAAGAGAGCTCAACAACAATATCAGAACTGTGGCAAGTCTTTATGGTGATCTCTCTCATTCTTTTGCCAGATCCATTGATGCTTCATCAGAAGGAGAATCCACTGGGACCAACAACCAAAAGAGATTTAGATCCGGTTAATATTACCAAAAGAAAGATCAATCTCTCTGTTTCTGTAGAGTCAATGCTAATCTGAATATGTATTGTGCAACAAGACAACAAGGTCACTTCTGTTGGAATGAGTTCATGTCTTTAGTTCAGAGAATA includes:
- the LOC106300626 gene encoding uncharacterized protein LOC106300626, whose protein sequence is MEPPLQSLTLFLVCFLFLVSASILVDSQSQDSSISPPPPPPQSLTQPPPPPPVKVGSSKPIHEKHHQRKKWRQRRNQKHPQPRKLNTGKTVGFFFAGAATALQVVVAAFLLLKRRQLLLKISNDNRH
- the LOC106300625 gene encoding germin-like protein 1; its protein translation is MLRIIFLLSLLFALSNASVQDFCVANLKRAETPAGYPCIRPIHVKASDFVFSLGTPGNTTNIISAAVTPGFVAQFPALNGLGISTARLDLAPKGVIPMHTHPGASEVLFVLDGSITAGFISSANSVYVQTLKPGQVMVFPQGLLHFQINAGKSAAVAFVTFSSASPGLQILDFALFANSLSTELVSATTFLDPKVIKTLKGVLGGTG
- the LOC106298383 gene encoding protein ELF4-LIKE 2 produces the protein MESKMEGDVFSGFGERYQMDGKVLQNFQKSFVQVQDILDQNRLLINEINQNHESKQADHLGRNVGLIRELNNNIRTVASLYGDLSHSFARSIDASSEGESTGTNNQKRFRSG